A stretch of the Candidatus Jettenia sp. AMX2 genome encodes the following:
- a CDS encoding c-type cytochrome, with the protein MKIFRLSYVIPIIAGLGLSLSSSAWAIKEHTAGDTTKSPYTIFAGLGFAVQESCYYCHGNGGKGTTKGREFGTPDFTDPNFQSSKTDEDLVKSINSGKGNHMPSYQGKMSPEMIEKMATVVRNFASH; encoded by the coding sequence ATGAAAATATTTCGTTTATCATATGTAATACCTATAATTGCAGGTTTAGGGTTATCCTTATCAAGTTCTGCCTGGGCAATAAAAGAACATACGGCTGGTGATACAACGAAGAGTCCTTATACAATTTTTGCTGGTCTTGGTTTTGCCGTTCAGGAAAGCTGTTATTATTGTCATGGAAATGGCGGCAAAGGTACAACGAAAGGACGCGAGTTTGGTACGCCTGATTTTACTGATCCAAATTTCCAGTCTTCCAAAACGGATGAGGATTTGGTAAAAAGCATCAATAGCGGCAAAGGGAACCACATGCCAAGCTATCAGGGAAAGATGTCACCTGAGATGATCGAAAAAATGGCAACGGTTGTAAGAAATTTTGCAAGCCACTAA
- the murI gene encoding glutamate racemase: MKDSKAQLPIGIFDSGIGGISVLAELIKILPKEKFIYYADTLNTPYGIKSEETIQSLTIQATNFLSFMGIKSLVVACNTATSVAIDKIRNICTFPVIGMEPAIKTATKLDLPGKIIIMATPLTLGSKKFNSLACHYKHVAEIIPFPCTGLVEIIEEGYIMGYKIERYLANLFSSIRKDEISAIVLGCTHYILIKKEITKITGSKIPVIDGNYGTAKHLEAVLKDKHLLNNTMAEKPLAPLKANIQFYTSKNEKKEETLIRFKQLLFTEGIICE, encoded by the coding sequence ATGAAGGATTCAAAAGCACAATTACCAATAGGTATATTTGATTCCGGAATTGGTGGCATATCGGTTCTTGCTGAATTAATAAAGATACTACCAAAGGAAAAATTTATTTATTATGCTGACACCCTTAATACGCCATATGGAATTAAATCAGAAGAGACAATCCAATCATTAACGATCCAGGCAACTAATTTTTTGTCTTTCATGGGTATTAAATCACTTGTTGTGGCGTGTAATACCGCGACAAGTGTTGCGATTGACAAAATTAGAAATATTTGTACTTTTCCCGTAATTGGCATGGAACCGGCAATAAAAACAGCTACAAAGTTAGATTTGCCTGGCAAAATTATTATTATGGCAACCCCTCTTACTCTCGGGAGTAAAAAATTTAATTCACTTGCATGTCATTATAAGCACGTAGCGGAAATTATCCCCTTCCCCTGTACCGGCCTCGTGGAAATCATCGAAGAAGGCTATATCATGGGGTATAAAATCGAAAGGTATCTGGCAAATTTATTCTCTTCAATAAGAAAAGATGAGATTTCTGCCATTGTACTTGGTTGCACCCATTATATACTCATAAAAAAGGAAATTACAAAAATAACTGGTAGTAAAATACCTGTTATAGATGGGAATTATGGAACAGCCAAACATTTGGAGGCAGTACTGAAAGATAAACACCTTCTTAATAATACAATGGCAGAAAAGCCGCTGGCTCCTTTAAAAGCAAATATACAGTTTTACACATCCAAAAACGAAAAAAAAGAAGAGACCTTAATCAGATTTAAACAATTGTTATTCACAGAGGGAATTATATGCGAATAA
- a CDS encoding rubrerythrin family protein: MTTKDNLKSAFEGESWAHRKYLAFAKRAEEEGFKQEAKLFRAMAESEAAHANYHLRILGDIMNTRENIIYARDLETQVTTKMYPQMIEEAEKEGNKEASQSFRHIKDVEKGHVNLCQKVLDNLGKNKNADYFVCQVCGNILEESLPDKCHICTTEATFIRIS; this comes from the coding sequence ATGACAACAAAGGATAATTTAAAAAGCGCTTTTGAAGGTGAATCATGGGCTCATAGAAAATATCTAGCCTTTGCAAAAAGGGCGGAGGAGGAGGGATTCAAACAAGAGGCAAAGCTCTTTCGTGCAATGGCTGAGTCAGAAGCAGCACATGCAAATTATCACTTGAGGATACTTGGAGATATTATGAATACAAGAGAAAATATTATATATGCCCGTGATTTGGAAACACAGGTAACCACAAAAATGTATCCCCAGATGATTGAAGAGGCAGAAAAGGAAGGGAATAAGGAGGCTTCACAGAGCTTTCGTCATATAAAAGATGTAGAAAAGGGCCATGTCAATCTTTGTCAAAAAGTCTTGGACAATTTAGGCAAGAATAAGAATGCCGACTATTTTGTATGCCAAGTCTGTGGCAATATTCTTGAAGAAAGTCTACCCGACAAATGTCATATCTGCACAACCGAAGCTACATTCATAAGAATTAGTTAA
- a CDS encoding MotA/TolQ/ExbB proton channel family protein, whose product MEWLMGGGPIMIPLLICSVLALAVIIERAINLRRNKILKPEIIQTIESIRGPDDVPFAISKCEVISGPFSNLLKRILINNHLTREEKFSDIQAAGRQESKILEKRLFILEIVTAVAPLLGLLGTVLGLENIFKIISELGLGQAKAFSGGLAVAIRTTVFGLFIAIPSLITYSYFDKKVDAIVLEMEEYSMSILNKLYPPK is encoded by the coding sequence TTGGAATGGTTAATGGGTGGTGGTCCCATAATGATACCACTTTTAATCTGTTCTGTATTAGCGCTAGCAGTAATCATCGAAAGGGCTATTAATTTACGAAGAAATAAAATCCTTAAGCCTGAGATAATTCAAACAATTGAGTCCATACGCGGGCCTGATGATGTACCTTTTGCAATCTCCAAATGCGAAGTAATTTCAGGGCCCTTTTCAAATCTTTTAAAAAGAATTCTCATTAATAATCATCTTACAAGGGAGGAAAAATTTTCTGATATTCAAGCAGCCGGACGTCAGGAATCAAAAATTCTTGAAAAACGACTTTTTATATTGGAAATCGTCACAGCAGTCGCTCCCCTGTTGGGCCTACTGGGAACTGTATTAGGACTGGAAAACATCTTTAAGATAATATCCGAATTGGGATTGGGACAGGCCAAGGCATTCTCCGGAGGTCTCGCAGTAGCTATCAGAACCACTGTATTTGGATTGTTTATCGCAATCCCATCATTAATTACCTATAGCTACTTTGATAAAAAAGTAGATGCGATTGTCCTTGAAATGGAAGAATACTCTATGAGCATTTTGAACAAACTCTACCCGCCTAAATAA
- a CDS encoding biopolymer transporter ExbD → MLFREKRTPKSVINLTPLVDMLFLILVFFLVTSSFIEQPNIRLELPSTKHATVSKLEEHVLTISQDGKLFFQNEPVERKELISVLKSTFSQEEEKTLILRADKNVTYGIVVDIMDAAKGAGLRKIVAPTILESEKDTFK, encoded by the coding sequence ATGCTGTTTCGAGAAAAACGTACACCAAAATCAGTAATAAATCTTACACCACTGGTTGACATGTTGTTCCTGATACTGGTATTTTTTCTGGTTACTTCAAGTTTTATCGAGCAACCCAATATCAGGCTGGAACTTCCCTCAACCAAACATGCAACAGTTAGCAAACTTGAAGAACATGTTTTAACAATCTCTCAGGATGGCAAATTATTCTTTCAGAATGAACCTGTTGAGAGAAAGGAGCTTATCTCTGTTCTGAAAAGTACTTTTTCTCAGGAAGAAGAGAAAACCTTAATTCTGCGGGCAGATAAAAATGTTACCTATGGCATCGTTGTCGATATTATGGATGCGGCCAAAGGGGCAGGTTTAAGAAAAATAGTTGCCCCCACCATTCTTGAATCAGAAAAAGATACTTTTAAATAA
- a CDS encoding 4Fe-4S dicluster domain-containing protein codes for MKKKFVKDKCVTCKQCMIECAVRHSTSMNLYEAFAENPKPQYRLQVSLRKEKPYMTVCQNCAKPKCLASCEYEAITKYEDGNVVIDTKKCVGCWACIEACPFGAITKNTELNFAFNCDDCRGFDTMACVEACKTDALVYTHK; via the coding sequence ATGAAGAAAAAATTCGTTAAAGATAAATGTGTAACCTGTAAACAGTGTATGATTGAATGTGCAGTAAGGCACTCTACATCAATGAATCTCTATGAAGCTTTTGCAGAAAATCCAAAACCTCAATACCGGCTGCAGGTTTCTTTGCGAAAAGAGAAGCCTTATATGACAGTATGTCAGAATTGTGCAAAACCGAAGTGTCTGGCATCCTGTGAGTATGAGGCCATTACAAAATACGAAGATGGCAATGTGGTTATCGACACAAAAAAATGTGTAGGTTGCTGGGCCTGTATAGAGGCGTGTCCGTTTGGTGCCATAACAAAAAATACAGAACTCAATTTTGCCTTCAACTGTGATGATTGCAGGGGGTTTGATACAATGGCCTGCGTAGAGGCATGCAAGACTGACGCACTCGTATATACACACAAATAA
- the leuS gene encoding leucine--tRNA ligase has product MANREYNFTDIERKWQGFWEGCGLFRIDETARKEKFYCLVMFPYPSGTLHVGHGRNYIIGDAVSRYKIMKGYNVLSPIGWDAFGLPAENAAIKGGIHPALWTKNNIKAMKRQLHRWGVGYDWGREITSCDPNYYQWTQWIFLKLYENNLVYKKKAAVNWCPSCVTVLANEQVVHDCCERCDTPVRQRDLEQWFFRISRYAQRLLDDISLLEGWPERVKAMQANWIGRSEGINIHFTLESSNTKLTCFTTRPDTLYGVTFISLAPEHSLMKELVSGTPQEKEIMAFVERARNQGAIERMAEGAEKEGMFTGKYALNPVDGNKVPLWVANYVLMEYGTGAVMGVPAHDQRDFLFAKKYHLPIKVVIQPEDQELDASAMQEAYVDNGLQVNSETFNGIANTEAMIKITEFLEREGLGEKTVTYRLRDWLISRQRYWGAPIPIVCCETCGVVPVPESQLPVILPEEVEFKVQGMSPLAEVESFVHTTCPVCSMPATREVDTMDTFVDSSWYFLRYLSPKENERPFDKEKVNAWLPVDQYIGGVEHAILHLLYSRFITKVLFDLRLIDFQEPFNHLFTQGMIIKDGAKMSKSKGNIVSPDILIEKYGADTQRLYILFIGPPQKDAEWNDRGIVGAFRFLSRLWQKITNYEDVYAGVPRTGIDIQELSDEAKTLYRQTNQTIKKVTEDMETSWHFNTAIASIMELLNNADSFNVVVPQHPADEINFNVFRHAVESILLLMAPFTPHICEELWEVMGHKPSIFYQAWPAYDEAAIQEETVEVVVQVNSKIRGRLSVPANVDDEELRKRALSDERIVGLLDGKRIVHTIIVPKKLVNIVVK; this is encoded by the coding sequence ATGGCAAACCGGGAATATAATTTTACTGATATAGAAAGAAAATGGCAGGGGTTCTGGGAAGGTTGCGGACTTTTTCGTATAGATGAGACAGCCAGAAAAGAGAAATTCTATTGCCTGGTTATGTTTCCCTATCCTTCCGGTACCCTCCATGTTGGACACGGGAGAAATTATATCATCGGTGATGCGGTTTCCCGCTATAAGATTATGAAGGGCTATAATGTACTCTCACCCATAGGATGGGATGCATTTGGCCTCCCTGCTGAAAATGCGGCTATCAAGGGCGGCATTCATCCTGCTCTATGGACAAAAAACAATATTAAAGCTATGAAGCGACAACTTCACCGGTGGGGAGTTGGATACGATTGGGGTAGGGAGATTACTTCCTGCGATCCCAACTATTACCAATGGACACAATGGATATTTCTTAAATTATACGAAAATAATCTTGTTTATAAAAAAAAGGCTGCTGTGAATTGGTGCCCTTCTTGTGTTACGGTACTGGCAAATGAACAAGTGGTTCATGATTGTTGTGAGCGTTGTGATACGCCGGTCAGGCAGCGCGATCTTGAGCAGTGGTTCTTTCGTATAAGCCGGTATGCACAAAGATTATTAGATGATATTTCCTTATTGGAAGGATGGCCTGAGCGGGTCAAGGCTATGCAGGCTAACTGGATTGGCCGGAGCGAGGGGATTAACATACATTTTACCCTGGAAAGTTCAAATACGAAGCTGACCTGCTTTACCACCCGTCCTGATACACTCTATGGAGTAACCTTTATTTCTCTTGCTCCCGAACATTCCCTGATGAAAGAGCTGGTTTCCGGCACTCCGCAGGAAAAGGAAATCATGGCTTTTGTGGAAAGAGCCCGTAATCAGGGGGCGATAGAACGAATGGCTGAGGGGGCAGAAAAAGAAGGAATGTTTACGGGTAAGTATGCCCTGAATCCTGTTGATGGCAATAAAGTTCCTCTGTGGGTTGCAAATTATGTCCTCATGGAATATGGTACTGGCGCCGTTATGGGTGTGCCGGCCCACGACCAGAGAGACTTCCTGTTTGCAAAGAAATATCATTTACCAATCAAGGTTGTTATTCAACCTGAAGATCAGGAACTGGATGCATCTGCAATGCAGGAGGCGTATGTTGATAATGGTTTGCAGGTTAATTCAGAGACATTTAATGGCATAGCGAATACTGAGGCAATGATAAAGATAACAGAATTTCTTGAACGGGAAGGTCTTGGGGAAAAAACGGTTACATACCGGCTGAGGGATTGGCTTATTTCCAGACAGCGGTACTGGGGAGCGCCTATTCCTATTGTATGTTGCGAAACATGCGGGGTTGTGCCTGTTCCTGAATCACAACTTCCTGTTATACTCCCTGAAGAAGTAGAATTTAAAGTTCAGGGTATGAGCCCGCTTGCTGAGGTTGAATCATTTGTTCATACAACGTGTCCTGTATGTTCCATGCCTGCAACTCGTGAGGTCGATACCATGGATACCTTTGTGGATTCAAGTTGGTATTTTCTGAGATACCTTTCTCCAAAAGAGAATGAACGGCCTTTTGACAAGGAAAAGGTGAATGCCTGGTTGCCTGTAGACCAGTATATTGGCGGGGTAGAACACGCTATCCTTCATCTTCTTTATTCGCGCTTTATTACCAAGGTGCTTTTTGATCTTCGTTTGATTGATTTTCAGGAACCTTTCAACCATCTCTTTACCCAGGGGATGATTATTAAGGACGGTGCGAAGATGTCCAAGTCTAAGGGTAATATTGTAAGTCCGGATATCCTTATTGAGAAGTACGGGGCCGATACCCAACGTCTTTATATCCTTTTTATCGGTCCACCCCAGAAGGATGCCGAGTGGAACGACCGTGGCATAGTTGGCGCTTTCCGGTTCCTGAGCCGTCTCTGGCAGAAGATTACAAATTATGAAGACGTATACGCCGGGGTACCAAGAACGGGTATTGATATTCAAGAACTTTCAGATGAGGCAAAGACCCTTTACCGGCAAACGAATCAGACAATAAAAAAGGTGACAGAGGATATGGAGACTTCCTGGCATTTTAATACAGCCATTGCCTCTATTATGGAGTTACTTAATAATGCAGATTCATTTAATGTTGTTGTACCACAACATCCTGCAGATGAAATTAATTTTAACGTTTTCCGCCATGCCGTGGAATCTATCCTATTGTTAATGGCCCCTTTTACCCCTCATATTTGTGAGGAGTTATGGGAGGTTATGGGACACAAACCCAGCATTTTTTATCAGGCATGGCCTGCATATGATGAGGCTGCAATTCAGGAGGAGACTGTTGAGGTTGTTGTACAGGTTAACAGCAAGATCCGAGGTCGTCTGTCAGTACCTGCTAATGTTGATGACGAGGAGTTAAGGAAGCGTGCTTTGAGCGATGAGCGTATTGTTGGATTGTTGGATGGCAAGAGAATCGTTCACACAATAATTGTGCCAAAAAAACTGGTAAATATTGTGGTAAAATGA
- a CDS encoding sodium:proton antiporter, producing the protein MGIFNLIAILLSLAAIFSYINLRLIKLPTTIGIMLIAILTSVIIVILGFLGHGEIHEKAAYALNRIDFNKTLMNGMLSFLLFAGALHVNLEDMARHKYIISILATAGIVANTFIVGSMAWLVFSIVHIPLPYIYCLLFGSLIAPTDPIAVVGILKKAGISKSLETTITGESLFNDGVAVVVFLILISIVTGGHEVTLQHISFLFLEEALGGILFGFVTGMIAFWMLKAIDNYQVEILITLALVMGGYALANMLHVSGPIAVVVAGLLIGNKGRYLAMSEKTREHLDSFWELIDEVLNAVLFLMIGMEILVVTIKTTSLIAGIIMIPVVLIARFISVGMPITLMRFIKEFGPNTIKILTWGGLRGGISVALALSLPAGEEREILLAITYIIVVFSILVQGLTIGRYVTSLKTSE; encoded by the coding sequence ATGGGAATATTTAACCTCATCGCAATCTTGCTCAGCCTCGCAGCGATATTCAGCTATATAAATCTTCGCCTAATAAAGCTTCCTACCACCATCGGTATCATGCTGATAGCAATTCTCACATCCGTGATTATCGTCATACTGGGTTTTCTGGGACATGGCGAAATTCACGAAAAAGCAGCCTACGCACTGAATCGGATCGATTTCAATAAAACACTTATGAATGGCATGCTTAGTTTTCTCCTTTTTGCAGGAGCCTTACATGTCAACCTGGAAGACATGGCTAGACATAAGTATATTATCAGCATACTTGCGACAGCCGGAATTGTAGCAAACACTTTTATCGTAGGTAGTATGGCATGGCTGGTATTCAGTATCGTGCACATTCCATTACCTTATATTTATTGCCTTTTATTTGGTTCGCTTATTGCCCCGACTGATCCAATTGCGGTTGTGGGTATACTGAAAAAAGCAGGCATTTCGAAAAGCCTCGAAACTACCATTACCGGAGAGAGTCTTTTTAATGATGGTGTGGCTGTGGTTGTGTTTTTGATACTTATCAGTATTGTGACTGGTGGACACGAAGTTACCCTTCAGCACATCTCTTTTCTCTTTCTTGAAGAAGCCCTGGGTGGAATACTTTTTGGTTTTGTCACCGGTATGATTGCCTTCTGGATGCTCAAGGCCATCGACAACTATCAGGTAGAGATACTGATTACCCTTGCGCTGGTTATGGGTGGCTATGCCCTTGCAAACATGCTCCATGTTTCAGGCCCTATAGCCGTAGTTGTAGCCGGACTTCTCATTGGTAATAAAGGAAGATATCTTGCAATGAGCGAAAAAACACGCGAACACCTGGATTCTTTCTGGGAGTTGATCGACGAGGTTTTAAATGCTGTTCTTTTCCTCATGATCGGAATGGAAATACTGGTCGTTACGATAAAAACCACTTCTCTTATTGCCGGCATTATAATGATACCCGTTGTATTAATAGCCCGGTTTATAAGCGTGGGTATGCCAATTACCCTTATGCGTTTTATTAAAGAATTCGGTCCGAATACCATAAAAATACTCACATGGGGAGGTTTGCGGGGAGGCATCTCTGTGGCACTTGCGCTGTCACTTCCTGCAGGAGAAGAACGGGAAATCTTGCTTGCAATAACTTACATCATAGTTGTATTTTCAATCCTTGTGCAGGGCTTAACCATCGGGCGTTATGTCACTTCATTAAAAACGTCCGAGTAA
- a CDS encoding YSC84-related protein, protein MHSTKSSAVKNPLLVIGITIFLGLFLSTSSFAKTAKEIDTNVNAALDRFRTEVKGADEFLKSAKGMLVLPGVIKGGFVVGGEYGEGALRIKGKTVDYYSIASASYGFQLGGQKKDVILIFMQEEALQKFRESSGWKAGVDGSVALVNLGAAASIDTAKINEPIVGFVFSQKGLMYNLTLEGSKFTKLKR, encoded by the coding sequence ATGCATAGTACAAAATCATCTGCCGTAAAAAACCCGTTATTGGTTATAGGAATTACTATCTTCCTTGGATTATTTTTATCGACATCCTCCTTTGCTAAAACGGCCAAAGAGATTGACACAAATGTGAATGCCGCCCTTGACCGTTTTCGTACGGAGGTAAAAGGTGCAGATGAATTCCTTAAAAGCGCAAAAGGCATGCTTGTGCTGCCAGGTGTTATTAAAGGAGGATTTGTCGTGGGCGGTGAATATGGTGAAGGAGCATTGCGAATCAAAGGTAAGACCGTTGATTACTACAGTATTGCATCCGCCTCCTATGGTTTTCAACTTGGTGGTCAGAAGAAAGATGTAATCCTCATCTTTATGCAGGAAGAAGCCCTTCAAAAATTCCGTGAAAGTTCTGGCTGGAAGGCAGGAGTAGACGGGTCGGTAGCCTTGGTAAACCTTGGTGCAGCCGCTTCTATCGATACAGCAAAAATCAATGAACCCATTGTCGGCTTCGTCTTTAGCCAGAAGGGACTGATGTACAATCTGACGCTCGAGGGCTCTAAGTTTACTAAACTCAAAAGATAG